The genomic region GAGATattttgtcaagaagaatgtttaaaaataccttcaaccagaatccagattctcattggaagctataggaagtgtttagaggctgttatttctgcaaaagaaggatctactaaatattgatctCATTTATctgttggggtgcccaaatttatgcacctgtctacatttgttttggtaatgattgcacactttctgtaaatcatatgaacttcatttcacttctcaaatatcacaatATTTGTCTGCTATacgatatatttaactgaaattgctgatccgaacaaccaatgatttataaagtCAAATCTTGCCAATGATCAGGGgagcccaaacttttgcatacgactatgcaaagagagagagagagagagagagagagagagagagagagagagagagagagagagagagagagagagagagagagagagagagagagagagagagagagagagagagagagagagagagagagagagagagagagagagagagagagagagaaagttaaagttaaagttaaaaagttaagttaaagtcccaacgatcgtcacacacacacacatctgggtgtggtgaaatttgtcctctgcatttaacccattcccatgtgattttgatccatctcctggggaagaggggagcattgagcagcagcggtgccgcgctcgggaatcatttggtgatataaccccccaattccaacccttaatgctgagtgccaagcagggaggcaatggtcccatttttatagtctttggtatgacccggccggagtTTGAACCcgcaaccttccagtctcagggcggacactctaccactagtccactgagctgaagagagagagagaggaaaaattgcaataaaataaataaaataatgcaataaaTACACCGAGTTATTTAAAAACGCAGTAGCATTTACTATTTAGTTGAATTTGTGTGAAGAGACCCTCGCCAGCCTCCGTCGTCTGCGTttgttttgttgacattttttgtcCTCTCTCCGTTAACTGACTTGTCGTCAAGTTAGCGACAAAGCTCACATAGAACGACGCAATGCCTCCAACATTCACGCCAGCTCGACAAATTCCGATTTATTTTAGAGCGCAATAAGCGCAATATGACAGTTCCGCGGTTGACCGACCCGTCGTGTTTCGTCGCTATAATGCCGCGAGGAATCGACAGTTAGCTTTAGCCCGTTAGCAGCTGTGACAATTTAAACTAGAAAAAATACACACATGGAGGGCGTTCTGTACAAATGGACCAACTACATGACAGGTGAGTCTCCTTTCTGTGTTATGGGTATTCACAATATGTCTCATTTCTGGACAGGACCATTGCTATCTTAATAGTCATGAATGTTGATTGTGATAGAATTACAATCGTGCTAAATTAGAGCCAAGACACTACTTACATGATATACTGGTGTGACGCTAATTGTTTGACTACTTGTATGACTACTTATTTCAGTAGCTCAAGAAGTGAAACTCACGGAAATATTTTGCTCGATGTTTTTCAGAAGAAAAATTAGAAAAGATTTTATATATTTGATAAAAATCTATTTTACTTTTCTTCGCAGTAAGATGTAATCATACAAATTATATTTTAAGATTTAAAATATGACACTGTTTAGTAAATGTACATAATACaagaaatagattttttttttttttgaaactcagaatttttttgtgtttttcaggTCCCTTGAATTGTGCTCCATAAATCCAACTTATTAGAGAAAAGCCCAAAATATATGTACAAATCTTGAAATAATACTATATACAATGCAAATATTTGAGAAGAATGAGCAATGCGAGTATTTTTAATCCCAGCGTTTGTAAAGAAGTCATCTGTAAAACGAATACCGTTCTGTATTTACTCACATGGAAGACTAATGGCATAGCATATTTACCTTTCATTGGAATTGACATTGCTGTTTGATGTGCATCTTCATAATGTTTTGGATGAATTGAATAGTATTTCtttgtgtgcacacacacacgtgcgttaGGGTGGCAGCCACGCTGGTTTGTGCTGGAGAACGGCGTCATCTCATACTACGACAGCGAGGATGATGTCGGCAAAGGAAGCAAAGGTTCCATCAAGATGTCCGTCTGTGAAATTAAAGGTTGGTTCATCAACATTCGTCGAGTGAAAGCAAGCGGACCTGACGTGGCTCTGTTTCAGTTCACCCGACCGACACCACGCGTCTGGAGCTGATCATTCCAGGCGAGCAGCATTTTTACGTGAGGGCGGTCAATGCAGCAGAGAGACAACGTTGGCTGGTGGCGCTCGGGTCCTCTAAAGCCGGAACCTTGGACTCGCACAGACACAGAGGTACTCATACAACATCCTGAGCAATCGATTCATACTACTCATTCAAGTGGATGATTGGCCACCCCTGATATGTGGATATGCGTGTGCGTTGCAGGTCCGGACTGTCTGCGCACCAAAATGTCTGAGCTTCGCCTGTACTGCGACCTGCTGGTGCAGCAGGTCCAAACCATCCAATCACAGAGCAGCGCAGAGCAGGAGGGCACGCCCACATCCGAGGTTTCAAACGAAACGAAAACACGGTTTGTTTGTGCCTGTTTCAGCTTGGACGCCAGCGGAAGCTCACTTTTTTCCACCTGATCCCCAGGCCTCGCTCCTCAGCGCCACCTGCACCACCTTTATCCGGACACTGGACGAGTGCATGAGCCTGGCGCAGCAGAGCCTCGCGCCGCGCCCACAACCTCCTGAAAGGCTCAGCCGCCCTCCTAATGTGCGTGCGTATGTATCGTATGCGATGTGTGTTTTAAgcatacaaagacaacataccgtaattttcggactataagtcgctccggagtataagtcgcaccagccataaaattcccaaaaatgtgaaaaaaacatataagtcgctccggagtataagtcgcattttggggggcaatttatttgacaaaattcaacaccaagaacagacatgaacgagcaacaacaggctaaacgatacggtatgctaacgtgacaaacacaaacgaggagctgagaacgggcctgacgtaacattcagttatttaaaaaaaactattacattaaataacacgtttataaaaccatctgtgtcactccaattcattaaatccatcgatcgtcctttgtcaacaatgccgtgtgccgcgccgcagttcaaattattccacaggcccatacaacgatatataaactatattttaaataactatcacataaacaacaatattatcaaaccatttgtgtcactccaaatcattaaatccatcgatcaaatttctcgccctttatgtcatcctgatgacagaggacatgtccagaggatatggcgctttaaagtgttaattactttatttgattttttcctctctatttttcatgttttgaatatgttcaagataaagatatcaaagcgtgtgaagtgatcaactatactaaaaataacatgtgaagtggtcaactatacttgtaagtaagtgatgtgttaatgatcaagtaaaaaattctgaaaaaaaacatatataagttgctcctgagtataagtcgcccccccacccaaactatgaaaaaaaacgcgacttatagtccggaaattacggtacatcatTGAACGTGTACTTCCTGACAATGATGGTTTTAAGAAGATGTGccgggatagactccagcatggacaagcggttcagaaaatggatggatggatgttgactATTCCGTGTTGATGCGAAATGTTTGGTGTCCAGATGAGAAGATCAGTCAGTCACCCCGGCACGTCCATTTTGGACAGGTTAGTGCCAGCGCACACTCCCCCTTTGGGTTCCCACCTAATTCTGTCCTTCAGGCTTTCCCGCTTGCTGATCCCGCTTTCAGCTTCTTTGCAACTCTTCCATGTTTCTGACTTATTCTTTCTGTGTAAGGTTCTCTGCTTGTCATTCCTTTAAACGGCCCTTGTCTAAGCTTTGTAACGAATGGATAAATCAACTAATTGATAATTTAATTATTTGGTAACTTGGTAACTTCTTTTTTCAAACAGTGGCCGATACTTTTGCCCATTTTCTCGAGATGTTACAGACCAAACCAATGACTGTGTCAATTAACTTGTGTTTGTCTATTTTCCACTCTGGCAAAATAACGGTCGGTGTGTTGTTTATGCGTCGTTGAGGTGCGGCGTACTGAAGGAGAGCTCCAGCGGATCCAAGCCATGGCGGGACCGGGCCAGCTCAGACACTTCAGAGTTGACGTATAAAGGTGCCAGCAAGTTTGGATTTGGTCTTTACGTTAAAAAGATGTAGCGCAAAGTTGATTTCCAAATAGAACCCATTTTGTTACAAATCGGGCAAACAAACGACATTCAAGACAACCGTTCAGTAATCTACCGTAATATTAATTGTGGctttggttctttttttttttgcagaagataaagaatatatgccagtGATACTAAGTGAACGGTCCGTTTTTAAGGGAACAGCCGTGTTGTTAGTGTGAGCAGCGCACGGGAGGCCTGGCTGAGCGTCATTCAGCAATGACTAAAGCGACCAGGTGTTTGTGTTCCAGGATTGCCGGACTCATCGCACATCCCTGAAGAACGAGGGGTCGCGGCCAGTCCGAAGACCACGCCTGCAGACACGGACACAGACCTGTCCATCTGAAGGTCGGAAGGTGTCGTTTTGATGCAGACGCCGTGAATGTATTTTACTCGCTCTCTCTGTGGGAGCACACCTTTGGCAAATGAGCACTTTGGACGTCGGTTCTTTCATTTATATTTGCCCATGGGACTCAGAACTTGAATTCCTGCTGCGGCAAGTGGGACCAAAGTGGACGCTGTCCTTCCGGCCCTCTCTCCCATCCGCACAACAATGTGAACATGTGGCGCCATATTGTGGTGATGGTCGCGGCTTTGATGTTGCTGCTGCCTTCAAAGACCATACCTGTGTTGGGACTTATTTTCTCATGAGCAATTTTCTGTTGGTTCATTGAAATGTTCACAAAATCAAAATCTTTGTACCGTCTCGCAGCAACTGCGCTCAGAATCAATCACGTTATCTCCCTCCCCCCTTCCATGAATATATGCCATCGTGTTTTTGATCTATTCCCAATAGCGCCAATGTGAGGGCGGTGCAATGCACGATTGGTACTTGTAGACAGCAGCTGgactccattcatccatttttttacTTGCCGCTTGTGCACTTTAACAGTCGAATTCCTTTTCTGGAGGGATTGGGATAACtgtgtcgccatggcaacagattCGGCACTTAACCATATGGCGTTAAAAAACAAACTGCACTAAAGCACCTAAAAATAATCAGAATTatgatatattaaaaaaagtctttttctGGATGTTATGATACCCCTGAATAAAATCAGACACGATTCCTTTCTAAAGCATCTGTCCAAGTAGTTCATTTATCTCACTGAAGTTTTGATTTAACAGCTGTTTTGAGTCACATGCAATATTGTGTGCGTCCCCAAGAACCAACACCCGTACAAAAATTACTTTCTGTACAGGCTCTCCCAAAAATGTCCACACTCTTTGACCACCCATTACTGTACTCAGAATTCTTCTTTCCACTAATGTTTTCCCATAAGCCATTccactgttgtgtgtgtgtttgcagaaggTGTGTGTGCTCGtggtatttgttgtttttgtctcaaTGAGCAAGCTTCACCCACGATGGCATCCGTGCCGGATGCGGTCTGAGCTCGCCCGTTGAAAAGGGTGTGAACACAAATGAGAAATTGAGCAGTCGCCTCCAAAACTATTGGAATGGAAAGGTCAGTCAGTTCCTTTGTTCAACTTTTTCAAATGAGCAAGGTCTGTTTCAATAGATCACTTGAAAAGTGATGTTGACAAATGAACTTGAAGCATTTCATATTTAATGGCATGACCCTTTCTTGCGCTCCAGCTTCACTTCTGCAAAAGCGGACACGATGACAGCGATGACGATGATGTGTAAGCAAACGTTTAAAAAGTGGCTTTGGGCGCGGTCCCTGGCTCAGATGGACGCGGCGATGAACAGACGACAGGCGCTCGGCCGTCAGTTTGCACTTCACGTTTTGGATGTCTTTGTCTGATATTTCTCTTTAACGTGCGTAACAATTTGCCACTTTGTTTAATTTGGGCAGGAGGAGCCGAGGAGCAACTTGGAGCAAGTCCAAAACCACGCAAGGTAACAGCACAAACGAATGTTAATGTTACTGTTACTTTTGTGTCAAAACCAAATGCCAGCAACAATCAAAATAGAATTGGTTTGAACCTTAACATTGCGCTTAGATatacaggaaaagaaaaaaaaaaagactgaatgCATGATTGATGATTCACTGAAAATGGCAAAACAATGTACCTCAATGAATGTTCAAAAACATTTAAAGGTTAAATGCAAGTGAAGTGTACGCTACTTGAAAACTCAAATGGAAGGTGTAAAAAGAAGTTAaccgtgtgtgcgcgtgtcttcccgtgtgtgtgtgttgcattcCAGGCCCGGTGCGCTCCAGAGCTGGTGGTTCTGGCGCGCTGCGCGGGTTGTTACAAGCGGCCCAAACACGCCACCCAGGCGGCAGGACCCTTGGAGGATCAGTCGTCCTCCAGTGAAGAAGACGACAATGAATTGGAATGCGAGCCGCCGACAGCGGGCACCAGTGAGCACGAGGGACCCCGGGCCGAGTGGCAGAGCGAACCGCCAGACGCCAGGACCACCGGCCTGCAAGGTGACTGCTGCCTAATTCCCTTGCCCAGAATGCACACGCTACCCAATCTGcacacatgagaaaacaaacacAACCAATCTATGTGTAAGATCATCATGTTTTCCACAcgtcatgttttattttttattgtcgcTGTTGTCATTGTTGGCCAAAgtgttttttctccttttatGATATTCAATTCACAAATTTGCATCAGTAAAAAGTTCATATTTTGTCCATAATTCATTTGATAACTTCATTACGGTTCATGTACGTTTCATACCTTTTAAAATGGCATTTTGACACCCGCtgctgactgaaaatgacatcgtgTGTTGAGGCCAGTCAAGACTCAGCTTGTGATCAtttgctgagccgtgattggttggttATCAAATGAATTATAGAAAAAATCTGAACTTTTTACTAATGGAAATTGCAAAATGCGTCCAACAATTCCCGCTGAAAGTGTTTCCCTTTGTTGCCCCTCAGATGGCGTGTCCCCCTCGACTCAAGTCCAGCATTCACCTGCAGAGGGCGCCAGCCAAAACACGGACCCATAAGGCAGCCTGTCATGTCACACACGTGCGCTCTTCCCCAAAGTCGCAAACAAACATGCCTCTTACTAGTCATAATCATTATTTGTTGAAAATTGAGAGCCCATCACAGGTCAGCTGATTGTCTTGATCGCTCAtgtacacacactcactcacactcacacacacacacctacgcacacacacacctatgcacacacgcacacacacacacattgtttaCTGGCCATTGAAAATGAATTGGTCATTATAGTAAGATAACAGACTCTACGAATTGAGTGTTTTTGTTCCTccgttggaaaaaaaacagcaacaaccgAGTCTTAGGTTCATGCTTCCCTGTTGAAAAGTGTCAAAACATGTTCAATTTGCCTAACCTGAAACCTTAATGCTTGTTTGAAACACCATCTCTGGTTTGGATCCCTAATTTGAAAACTGTCCCAAAGTCCTAATTTAAATCTCTACCTTCTCAGCCTTTCAAATGAAATCCTGTACCTTTAATTTCCCTCATGATCATCATATCGACCTATCTACCTATTTGAAAGCCCAACCTACGCTCTTGAAAGCTTAACCCTGTGTTGAAACCATAACCCTCATTTCATATCGAAATTGCATCAAACAAAGTCAATCAtctgtcaaataaataaatcaataaaacacaaaaagtgGGAGTGACACTTTTGAAACTACTGTACAAAAGCTACATTGACGGTGCCCGAGTCGATTCGCCTTATTGCACGCTGCTTTCCGTAATGGGCTGCGGCTCAGACCACTCCCTCTTCAccacacacgtgcgcacacacagacacgcacgctctctctcgctctctgtgtcgatctttctttgtttgtttgcacgAGCGTCGGACCGTGATGGAGCCCAGCAGCCCCAAGAAGATCCAGTTTGACGTCCCGCCACTGCAGGGGCACTTGGACCCTCAGGCCGCCGAACACGTGAGTGGGCCAAGCCACCATCAATGGGGCCTCTCTCTACTTGGAATGCTTGCGGGCGGTCATGCGGGCGCCACTCTCGTCAACAAGCCATTGCGGGCTCTTGAGTGTCAAATAACACTCGAtgaaaaacactttttaaaagTGACAAATTTTGAAAATGGGTGGTGGACGCAACAATGGCCAAGTTGTCCAGCGTGTCTTTCCCACGAAGCGGCTTCCAACTGGTCATCACTTGCTCCTCCACAGcgatgaagatgaggaggatgatGCCTAAATGACatcatgtgtttgtgtttgcggGAGGCTGAACAAAATGTCGTCTGTCCAAAATGTAAACACGAACGCAAAGTTCTTGTCTGCATTCAAGTGGAACAAATCTGATTCGAAAATTTCCAAGTGGCTTGCGATGCTTCATCAATACGCCATGCAAGTACACGCACAAAATCCTTTCTGTATATTCTACGTGTGTTTTACAATTTTCGTGATTTTACCGTGGTAATACTTTCTAAACCTAGATTATATTTGACATTCACAATCATGGATATGGGTCGTAATTGCTTTTATTGCATTGGTATCAGAATATATCATAATTGTACCTTAATTTACgattcttttttctctctcgttAGAACAAAAGTCaattgtaataaaaaataacattgaAAATATTTACACAGTGCATGAATGTAATTAATATGACTGTTGTTGTCAGGCAGAATCAGTCTGTTCCATGCAGTTTAAGTGATGGGAACAGGACTCGGTGGTGAACACTGACACATTGACTCATCAGCTTCTTGCTTCAGCATTTTATGCACTTGAAAAAGTATTTTTCTCCACCCGACTTTCTGTTGACCTTCTTTCGATTCTTGCTATGTATTGAGTCATTAAAATAAACTTGCATGGTTGCTTTTGTCAGTTAATCTTTAGACCATACAACTTTTTTGAGAATGTTAATATACATGTATTCCCACAGTGTATCACTCTGAACCAATTTGTGTTGATCGTTTTGTAGCGCAGTTAACATaagtgtgtttttttccatgttgttTTCTTCAGATACGTCGTAGACGACCGACGCCTGCAACTCTGCAAATATACAGACAAccaggtaacacacacacatgggtgcgcacacacaaacacacacacacacacacattgcgtaACTACAGGTAATTGGCGCTTTGGCAACACTGTTTGTGGCAAACAAGAACCTTTTGAATGTGAGGGGGATGGAGGGGGGGCGTTGAGGGGTGGGAGGCATAGTAAGGCTATAATGGGGCCTTTATTAGATTGGAGCTGCAGCATTTGGGAAGTGATGTCAGTTAGTGTGAAGACTGAGCTGATGGATGCTGAGCAtgcacgtatgtgtgtgtgtgtgtgtgtgcgcacgtgcgtgcgcgcgtgtgtgcgtgtgactaACTGACTGATGGAGTGGCGGGCTGTGTTCCATTTTGTGAGCTCAGCTTGGCGAGTTTTCTCGTGCAAAGTGTCCAAACAGCATCAAGTGTACAACAGAGGAGTTCACAGAGTATATTGTAATGTCTAGTCTGTAAAGTGAGTctgaaaagtctacacacccctcttCAAACACCATGTTTTTTGCAGGTGGAAAAAACAGAAGCCTTAATGTGAAAACCTTTAAATGTGTACATCCTAATTTGGGGAAATAAAGGAgtggttaaaaataaacaattgagatGAGGTTGTGGGGTGGAATTATGACTTGTTGTCAAATTTCCCACCTGTTTGTGGCAGAAAAGACCCAACGACAAAGCGGTTCATAGAAGTCAAGCTAGGGTGAAGACAACATTAAAAATGGTGGAAGGGTGTGCTCACTTATGCAACCGCCATATCAGTTGTTTAGTTTTACATCCCTTCTCAAACAGATTTCATTTTCTATTCAACTGAGTCGCACAGGCTCTGGGCTGCATAAGTAGTGTGAAAAGTTTTGAAATCGATGATtgccgtattttttggactaaaagtcgctccggaatataggtcgcattagccataaaatgcacaataaagtgaaaaaaaaccatatataagtcgcaccggagtataagtcgcattttgggggaaatttattcgacaaaaaccaagaacagacatgaacacgcaacaacaggctaaatgatacggtatgctaacgtgacataagcacaaacgaagagctgagaacgggcctgacgtaacattgacagttatccaaataactataacataaataacacctttatcaaaccatctgtatcactccaaatcattaaatctgtcGATCGTCCTTTACGTAAACAATGCCGGGTGTGCACCACGCAGCTGACGccggttgcagttcaaattattccacaggcccatataaccatatataaattatatatcaaataactattatataagcaacaatattatcaaaccatctgtgtcactccaaatcattaaatccatcgatcgtcctttaagTAAACAATGCTGGGTGTGCGCTGCGCCGCTGACTTGGGACTCGTCTTCAGttacagttcaaattattccacaggcccatataattatCCATTCatgcattttctgaaccgcttagtccccacgggggtcgcgggagtgctggagcctatcccagccgtcatcgggcagtaggcgggggacaccctgaaccagttgccagccaatcgcagggcacacagagacaaacaaccatttgcactcgcactcacacctagggacaatttggagtcttcaatcggcctaccaagcatgttt from Syngnathus typhle isolate RoL2023-S1 ecotype Sweden linkage group LG8, RoL_Styp_1.0, whole genome shotgun sequence harbors:
- the plekha3 gene encoding pleckstrin homology domain-containing family A member 3 isoform X1 codes for the protein MEGVLYKWTNYMTGWQPRWFVLENGVISYYDSEDDVGKGSKGSIKMSVCEIKVHPTDTTRLELIIPGEQHFYVRAVNAAERQRWLVALGSSKAGTLDSHRHRGPDCLRTKMSELRLYCDLLVQQVQTIQSQSSAEQEGTPTSEASLLSATCTTFIRTLDECMSLAQQSLAPRPQPPERLSRPPNMRRSVSHPGTSILDRCGVLKESSSGSKPWRDRASSDTSELTYKGLPDSSHIPEERGVAASPKTTPADTDTDLSI